A single genomic interval of uncultured Desulfobacter sp. harbors:
- the glnE gene encoding bifunctional [glutamate--ammonia ligase]-adenylyl-L-tyrosine phosphorylase/[glutamate--ammonia-ligase] adenylyltransferase: MIQEAIEQLISPVFPALPQSLYQTLQRRIQDFFSAGDIQDISQLPVNAMDFTRVMLFSPFTAEHITANPLILDRFGESGDLDTSYAPGDIKKKLGNFIGENQGSAEFRARFLEFKVYEIIRIAWRDLTGAAPLSETMADLSDLACACISFGFEQLYPVLTQKWGTPRDSNGNAQNIVVLGMGKLGAGELNFSSDIDLIFVYPDSGQTDGDRSISNDEFFTKLCREFIKLFSMGNGTHFYRVDARLRPFGESGPLVMDAEAFEHYYQSQGREWERYAMIKASPVAGDIAAGNTIIQALKPFIFRRYLDYGSFDSFRDMKQRITLQVKNARLKHNIKIGAGGIREIEFFGQLFQLIRGGVEPALQARPILLVLDTLVEKKLIDENVCDELKKAYHFLRLVENRLQAYQDRQTHDIPEDSVQRQILALSMGYDDEDAFYAELSRIQGVVHKHFSRLLVQADDEDKDSSSEELKQIWDSITDPQFQGEDLSISGYRDTGSVVRLLQALAAHPHTRQLSQTGRNKLSQLLPHLIKKVGEHPDSDEVMAKLIDLVATIERRTCYLSLLIENKGALDNLVVLARKSPWIISFLSRHPVLLDELMDPVTLYSPPKRDMLEREMERSMARVQKGDLELLLEELNIFRQINTLRVAAADVSGNFPLMKVSDHLTWIAETILNQVVASSWQIVTEKYGYPEGMEGKGIEGCGFIVIAYGKVGGLEMGYKSDLDLVFIYDAESGYTSGTERSIDIGRFYSNLGQRIIHALTMHTPAGTLYGADMRLRPGGDSGTIITHIQAYEDYLKNQAWTFEHQALIRARPVAGDPALFKRFDTIRKKILARERDDSILKNEVGQMREKMRLQRLKYEPGLFNLKQGRGGIVDIEFLVQYLVLRHACNHPDVLEWTDNIRLLEALSVDALISGEESGILQNAYVAMRKTIHRLTLQERSADVDEDLFSEQAAKVAQIYDAAFMS, encoded by the coding sequence GCACTTCCCCAATCCCTTTACCAGACCTTGCAGCGGCGGATTCAAGATTTTTTTTCCGCCGGCGATATACAGGATATCAGCCAATTGCCTGTGAATGCCATGGATTTTACCCGGGTGATGCTGTTCAGCCCTTTTACCGCTGAACATATTACAGCAAATCCCTTGATACTTGATCGGTTTGGTGAAAGCGGTGATCTTGACACGTCCTATGCCCCGGGGGACATCAAAAAAAAACTTGGGAATTTTATCGGGGAGAATCAGGGTAGCGCAGAGTTTAGAGCCAGGTTCCTTGAATTCAAGGTGTATGAAATCATTCGTATTGCCTGGCGCGATCTTACAGGTGCGGCACCATTATCCGAAACCATGGCGGATCTGTCCGATCTTGCTTGTGCCTGCATCTCCTTTGGCTTTGAACAATTGTATCCTGTTTTGACCCAAAAATGGGGAACCCCCAGGGACAGCAACGGCAATGCCCAGAACATTGTGGTACTGGGCATGGGTAAGCTTGGGGCCGGCGAGTTGAATTTTTCTTCGGATATTGATCTTATTTTTGTATACCCCGATTCGGGTCAGACCGATGGAGACAGATCCATATCCAATGATGAATTTTTTACAAAACTGTGTCGGGAGTTCATCAAGCTGTTTTCAATGGGTAACGGTACTCATTTTTACCGGGTGGATGCCCGCCTGCGTCCGTTCGGGGAGAGCGGTCCTCTTGTTATGGATGCCGAAGCTTTTGAACATTATTACCAGTCCCAGGGCCGGGAATGGGAACGCTATGCCATGATAAAGGCAAGTCCGGTGGCAGGGGATATTGCAGCGGGTAACACAATTATTCAAGCCCTGAAACCCTTTATTTTCCGAAGATATCTGGATTACGGCTCCTTTGATTCCTTCAGGGACATGAAACAGCGCATAACACTGCAGGTCAAAAACGCCAGACTAAAACATAATATCAAGATAGGGGCCGGCGGTATCAGAGAGATTGAATTTTTCGGTCAACTTTTTCAGCTCATCAGAGGCGGGGTGGAACCGGCACTTCAGGCCAGGCCCATATTGTTGGTACTGGACACGTTGGTGGAAAAGAAGTTGATAGACGAAAACGTGTGTGATGAACTCAAAAAGGCCTATCATTTTCTTCGGCTTGTGGAAAACAGGCTCCAGGCCTACCAGGACCGGCAAACCCACGACATCCCCGAAGATTCGGTACAGCGACAGATCCTTGCCCTGTCCATGGGATATGATGATGAAGACGCATTTTATGCGGAGCTGTCCAGGATTCAAGGTGTCGTGCACAAACATTTTTCCAGGCTTCTGGTACAAGCCGATGACGAAGACAAAGACAGCAGCAGCGAGGAATTGAAACAGATATGGGACAGTATTACCGATCCCCAGTTTCAGGGTGAAGATCTCTCTATTTCCGGTTACCGGGATACGGGATCTGTAGTGCGGCTTCTTCAAGCCCTGGCAGCGCATCCCCACACCCGCCAGCTTTCGCAGACCGGGCGAAATAAACTGTCCCAGCTTCTGCCCCATTTGATTAAAAAGGTGGGTGAGCACCCGGATTCAGACGAGGTGATGGCCAAACTCATTGATCTGGTGGCGACCATTGAGCGTCGCACTTGTTACTTGTCTTTACTCATTGAAAATAAAGGTGCCCTGGATAACCTGGTCGTACTTGCCCGCAAAAGCCCATGGATTATTTCCTTTTTAAGCCGGCACCCCGTACTTTTAGATGAACTGATGGATCCGGTCACCCTGTACTCGCCGCCCAAACGGGATATGCTTGAACGGGAAATGGAACGCAGCATGGCCCGGGTCCAAAAAGGGGATCTGGAACTTCTGCTGGAAGAACTCAATATTTTCCGCCAGATCAATACGCTCAGGGTGGCTGCGGCAGATGTATCAGGCAATTTTCCGCTGATGAAAGTCAGTGATCATCTGACCTGGATTGCTGAAACCATTCTGAACCAGGTGGTGGCGTCATCATGGCAGATTGTTACTGAAAAATACGGTTACCCTGAGGGTATGGAAGGCAAAGGCATTGAAGGGTGCGGGTTTATTGTCATTGCCTACGGCAAGGTGGGCGGCCTTGAAATGGGATATAAATCCGATCTGGATCTGGTTTTTATTTATGATGCTGAATCCGGATATACCAGCGGAACAGAACGCTCCATTGACATCGGCCGTTTTTATTCCAATCTCGGCCAGCGCATTATCCATGCCCTGACCATGCATACGCCGGCCGGTACCCTCTACGGCGCGGATATGCGGCTTCGTCCCGGCGGGGATTCAGGCACGATTATTACTCATATCCAAGCGTATGAGGATTATCTTAAAAATCAGGCCTGGACATTTGAACACCAGGCCCTGATCCGGGCCCGCCCCGTGGCCGGTGATCCGGCATTATTCAAACGCTTTGATACCATTCGCAAGAAAATTCTTGCCCGTGAACGTGATGACTCAATATTGAAAAACGAAGTTGGGCAGATGCGTGAAAAAATGCGGCTCCAGCGGTTAAAGTACGAACCCGGACTGTTTAATCTCAAACAGGGCCGGGGGGGGATTGTGGATATTGAATTCCTTGTTCAATATCTTGTGCTGCGCCATGCCTGTAATCATCCCGACGTTTTGGAATGGACCGACAATATCCGTCTGCTCGAAGCCCTGAGTGTGGATGCCTTGATATCCGGTGAAGAGAGCGGTATTCTTCAGAACGCTTATGTAGCCATGCGTAAAACCATACACCGGCTCACTCTCCAGGAGCGCTCCGCAGATGTTGATGAGGACCTTTTCAGTGAGCAGGCCGCCAAAGTAGCGCAAATTTATGATGCTGCCTTTATGTCTTAA